From one Candidatus Nanopelagicales bacterium genomic stretch:
- a CDS encoding 5'-3' exonuclease H3TH domain-containing protein, with protein sequence MTARSLLLLDTASLYFRAYYSVPEGMTAPDGTPVNAVRGLLDTIARLVETYRPERLVCCWDDDWRPQWRVDLVPSYKGHRVLGGVDPDTGAPLDGSLDEGSGDGTEEVPDTLSPQVPVIVDVLAALGIARVGAPGYEADDVIGTLAATAAGPTLVVTGDRDLFQVVDDDRGVAVLYTVAGGMPKWQELDGPAVRERYGVDPAVYADFAVLRGDASDGLPGVRGVGEKTAARLVDAFGDLAGVRAVAADPTSVRPMTPAVRAALLAAADYLERAEPVVRVATDVALPEHDARLPSAPPDPDLLGALAERWGLGGSVSRVLAALAAGA encoded by the coding sequence GTGACCGCCCGGAGCCTGCTGCTGCTCGACACCGCGTCGCTGTACTTCCGCGCGTACTACTCGGTGCCGGAGGGGATGACGGCGCCGGACGGGACCCCGGTCAACGCGGTCCGGGGCCTGCTGGACACGATCGCCCGGCTGGTGGAGACGTACCGCCCCGAGCGGCTGGTGTGCTGCTGGGACGACGACTGGCGCCCGCAGTGGCGGGTCGACCTGGTCCCGTCGTACAAGGGTCATCGCGTGCTCGGCGGGGTGGACCCCGACACCGGTGCGCCGCTGGACGGCTCGCTCGACGAGGGCTCGGGCGACGGCACGGAGGAGGTGCCGGACACGCTCTCCCCGCAGGTCCCCGTCATCGTCGACGTGCTGGCCGCTCTGGGCATCGCCCGCGTCGGTGCTCCGGGGTACGAGGCCGACGACGTGATCGGGACCCTGGCCGCCACCGCCGCCGGGCCGACACTGGTGGTGACCGGGGACCGGGACCTGTTCCAGGTGGTGGACGACGACCGAGGGGTCGCGGTGCTGTACACCGTGGCGGGCGGGATGCCGAAGTGGCAGGAGCTGGACGGCCCGGCCGTGCGCGAGCGGTACGGCGTCGACCCGGCCGTGTACGCCGACTTCGCGGTGCTCCGGGGTGACGCGTCCGACGGGCTTCCCGGCGTCCGCGGGGTCGGGGAGAAGACCGCGGCCCGGCTGGTCGACGCCTTCGGTGATCTCGCGGGGGTCCGCGCGGTGGCGGCCGACCCGACCAGCGTCCGCCCGATGACACCGGCGGTACGCGCCGCCCTGCTGGCCGCCGCGGACTACCTGGAACGGGCGGAGCCGGTGGTGCGCGTGGCCACCGACGTCGCCCTTCCGGAGCACGACGCACGGCTGCCGTCCGCCCCGCCCGACCCGGACCTGCTGGGCGCCCTGGCGGAGCGCTGGGGCCTGGGCGGGAGCGTCTCCCGCGTCCTCGCCGCCCTCGCTGCCGGCGCCTGA
- a CDS encoding Xaa-Pro peptidase family protein: protein MTSASAAPTHPPVSDLRDRLARAASHAADRGVDALLVTPGPDLRYLTGYDAIPLERLTCLVLPATGDPVLVAPGLEKAAALASPVGELGLEVATWGEIDDPYALVASMVRTGSVVGLDNHMWAEKVLALAAAMPEVRQTLAGEVLRELRMRKSPDEVAALLRAGEAIDRVHAQVPEWLRAGRTEREVGQDIADAILAAGHVRVDFVIVGSGPNGASPHHELSDRVIQPGDPVVVDIGGTMPDGYCSDETRTYSVGEPPADFLAYYSALEAAQAAAVAHVRPGVTCESVDAVARDALTRAGYGERFIHRTGHGIGLETHEEPYIVAGNTLPMEEGFAFSVEPGVYLEGRHGARIEDIVVCGPDGPVLMNQRPRGLVVV, encoded by the coding sequence GTGACCAGCGCCTCCGCCGCCCCGACGCACCCGCCCGTCTCCGACCTCAGGGACCGACTGGCCCGCGCGGCATCGCACGCCGCCGACCGTGGCGTCGACGCGCTGCTCGTCACGCCGGGCCCGGACCTGCGCTACCTGACCGGCTACGACGCGATCCCGCTGGAACGGCTCACCTGCCTGGTGCTGCCGGCCACCGGCGACCCGGTGCTGGTGGCGCCCGGCCTGGAGAAGGCGGCCGCCCTGGCCAGCCCGGTGGGGGAACTGGGGCTGGAGGTCGCCACCTGGGGCGAGATCGACGACCCGTATGCCCTCGTCGCGAGCATGGTGCGCACCGGCTCCGTGGTGGGCCTGGACAACCACATGTGGGCCGAGAAGGTGCTGGCGCTGGCCGCCGCCATGCCGGAGGTCCGGCAGACCCTCGCCGGTGAGGTGCTGCGCGAACTGCGCATGCGCAAGAGCCCGGACGAGGTGGCGGCACTGCTCCGGGCCGGCGAGGCCATCGACCGGGTGCACGCCCAGGTGCCGGAATGGCTGCGCGCCGGACGGACCGAGCGCGAGGTCGGGCAGGACATCGCCGACGCGATCCTGGCCGCGGGGCACGTACGGGTCGACTTCGTCATCGTGGGCAGCGGCCCCAACGGCGCCAGCCCGCACCACGAGCTCAGCGACCGGGTGATCCAGCCCGGGGACCCGGTGGTCGTCGACATCGGGGGGACCATGCCGGACGGCTACTGCAGCGACGAGACCCGCACCTACTCGGTCGGGGAGCCGCCCGCGGACTTCCTCGCGTACTACTCCGCCCTCGAGGCCGCGCAGGCGGCGGCGGTCGCCCACGTACGACCGGGCGTCACCTGCGAGAGCGTCGACGCGGTGGCCCGCGACGCCCTCACCCGGGCCGGGTACGGCGAGCGGTTCATCCACCGCACCGGGCACGGCATCGGCCTGGAGACGCACGAGGAGCCGTACATCGTGGCGGGCAACACGCTGCCGATGGAGGAGGGCTTCGCGTTCAGCGTCGAGCCGGGCGTCTACCTCGAGGGCCGGCACGGCGCCCGGATCGAGGACATCGTCGTCTGCGGCCCGGACGGTCCGGTGCTGATGAACCAGCGGCCCCGCGGCCTGGTCGTCGTCTGA
- a CDS encoding Lrp/AsnC family transcriptional regulator, producing MEELDREIVRLLTSDGRMSYTDLGRATGLSTSAVHQRVRRLEQRGVIQGYTAVVDPDALGLPLTAFVSIKPIDPSEPDDAPERLREVRHIEACHSVAGDESYILKVRVASPADLEALLAEIRATANVSTRTTVVLSTPYENRPPHA from the coding sequence GTGGAAGAGCTGGACCGCGAGATCGTCCGCCTGCTGACCTCGGACGGTCGGATGTCGTACACCGACCTGGGCCGGGCCACCGGCCTGTCGACGTCTGCGGTGCACCAGCGGGTACGTCGGCTGGAGCAGCGTGGTGTCATCCAGGGCTACACGGCCGTCGTCGACCCCGATGCGCTGGGCCTGCCGCTGACGGCCTTCGTCTCGATCAAGCCGATCGACCCGTCGGAGCCCGACGACGCCCCCGAGCGGCTGCGCGAGGTGCGGCACATCGAGGCCTGCCACTCGGTCGCGGGTGACGAGAGCTACATCCTCAAGGTGCGGGTCGCGTCGCCGGCGGACCTGGAGGCGCTGCTCGCCGAGATCCGCGCCACCGCGAACGTGTCCACCCGGACCACGGTCGTCCTGTCCACGCCGTACGAGAACCGCCCCCCGCACGCCTGA
- a CDS encoding amidohydrolase family protein has translation MSEPGPPTRRTLFRGGHVYSPADPFATAMLVDGDRVAWIGEDGAVDAHRDAVDVVVDLDGALVTPAFVDAHVHATSTGLALTGLDLTGASSLAQALDLLERHARAARGHHVLGHGWDETRWPEGRPPTRQELDRASYGSVVYLTRIDVHSAVASSALLAALPEIRGLDGYDDSGLLTRAAHHAARAEALATVSPAQREAAQRAALDRAVALGIGSVHEMAGPDISGEDDLRALLALAAEGGGPDVVGYWGELHGVERALALGARGAAGDLFADGALGSHTACLRSPYADDDTWGAAYLDVADVREHVAACTRAGLQAGFHVIGDAAADTVVAGLSAAAEEVGADAVRARGHRLEHVELLADDHLRVLADLGVYASVQPVFDALWGGPDGMYVQRLGADRAATMNRFADMAAAGVALVLGSDAPVTPLGPWEAVRAAAFHHTPTQRLSVRAAFAAHTRGGWRAAGVPDGGVLVPGAAATYAVWRAGDLVVQAPDARVAAWSTDPRSGTPGLPDLTPGVPAPACARTVVRGRQAYDDGSLVGRA, from the coding sequence GTGAGCGAACCCGGGCCGCCGACGCGGCGCACCCTGTTCCGCGGGGGACACGTGTACTCCCCGGCCGACCCGTTCGCGACCGCGATGCTCGTCGACGGCGACCGGGTCGCGTGGATCGGCGAGGACGGTGCGGTCGACGCGCACCGGGACGCGGTGGACGTGGTCGTCGACCTCGACGGCGCACTGGTCACCCCGGCCTTCGTCGACGCGCACGTCCACGCCACGTCCACCGGGCTCGCGCTCACCGGCCTGGACCTGACGGGCGCGTCCTCCCTCGCGCAGGCGCTGGACCTGCTGGAGCGGCACGCCCGGGCGGCCCGAGGGCACCACGTGCTCGGCCACGGCTGGGACGAGACCCGCTGGCCCGAGGGACGCCCGCCGACCCGCCAGGAGCTGGACCGCGCCTCGTACGGGAGCGTCGTCTACCTCACGCGCATCGACGTGCACTCGGCGGTCGCCTCCTCGGCGCTGCTGGCGGCGCTGCCGGAGATCCGCGGGCTGGACGGGTACGACGACTCCGGCCTGCTCACCCGCGCCGCGCATCACGCCGCGCGGGCCGAGGCCCTCGCGACCGTGTCGCCCGCGCAGCGGGAGGCCGCCCAGCGGGCTGCGCTGGACCGGGCCGTGGCGTTGGGGATCGGCAGCGTCCACGAGATGGCCGGGCCCGACATCAGCGGGGAGGACGACCTGCGCGCCCTGCTGGCGCTCGCGGCCGAGGGCGGCGGCCCGGACGTCGTCGGCTACTGGGGCGAGCTGCACGGTGTCGAGCGGGCGCTGGCGCTGGGGGCCCGCGGTGCGGCGGGGGACCTGTTCGCCGACGGCGCGCTGGGCTCGCACACGGCCTGCCTGCGGTCGCCGTACGCCGACGACGACACCTGGGGGGCGGCGTACCTCGACGTCGCCGACGTACGCGAGCACGTCGCCGCCTGCACCCGCGCCGGGCTGCAGGCCGGGTTCCACGTCATCGGGGACGCCGCCGCGGACACCGTGGTCGCCGGGCTGAGCGCCGCCGCGGAGGAGGTCGGCGCCGACGCGGTCCGCGCCCGCGGCCACCGGCTGGAGCACGTCGAGCTGCTCGCGGACGACCACCTGCGGGTCCTGGCCGACCTCGGGGTCTACGCCAGCGTGCAGCCGGTCTTCGACGCACTGTGGGGCGGTCCCGACGGCATGTACGTCCAGCGGCTCGGCGCCGACCGCGCCGCGACCATGAACCGGTTCGCCGACATGGCCGCCGCCGGGGTGGCGCTCGTCCTCGGCTCCGACGCCCCGGTCACCCCGCTCGGCCCCTGGGAGGCGGTCCGGGCAGCCGCGTTCCACCACACTCCGACGCAGCGGCTCAGCGTCCGCGCGGCCTTCGCCGCCCACACCCGCGGCGGCTGGCGGGCGGCGGGCGTCCCCGACGGGGGAGTCCTCGTGCCCGGGGCGGCCGCCACGTACGCCGTCTGGCGGGCCGGCGACCTGGTCGTGCAGGCACCCGATGCGCGGGTCGCGGCCTGGTCGACCGACCCCCGCTCCGGCACGCCCGGGCTGCCGGACCTCACGCCCGGCGTCCCGGCGCCGGCATGCGCGCGCACCGTCGTCCGCGGTCGACAGGCGTACGACGACGGCAGCCTCGTGGGTCGGGCCTGA
- a CDS encoding cation:proton antiporter, which translates to MELPLIVLVALLIVGFGLAAERLQHWQVTAPLAFTAAGFLVGWRTDAGVAFDHEGIKLLAEVTLVLILFHDASQVRVSQLRHDAALPARLLLVGFPLTVLVGTGLTAWLLPAGGVWAALLIGAALAPTDAGLGAATVLNPAVPVRVRRTLNVESGLNDGLATPVVIFAIVALAGEEGLGPGVSVLSAARELSLGLVVGIVLAWLGARLFRASRSHRWSTAESRSFAVLALAILCWGAALLIEGNGFIAAFVGGLVFGSLVPHPDGEQDPEVFVERVSLLTGIGVWLLFGAVGVPLAIELFQWQYVVLAVLLLTVARAVPVALSLLGSGLRWPTIAFLGWFGPRGLASLVFLLLAAEELQPEPPLADAAGVITVTVLLSVVLHGVTASPLATRYGAWAARTEAPILRESATEPRSRRWTLGPS; encoded by the coding sequence GTGGAGCTGCCGCTGATCGTCCTGGTCGCGCTGCTGATCGTCGGCTTCGGGCTGGCGGCGGAGCGACTCCAGCACTGGCAGGTCACGGCGCCCCTGGCGTTCACCGCGGCCGGGTTCCTGGTCGGGTGGCGCACCGACGCCGGTGTCGCCTTCGACCACGAGGGCATCAAGCTGCTGGCCGAGGTCACCCTCGTGCTGATCCTGTTCCACGACGCCTCGCAGGTGCGGGTGTCCCAGCTGCGCCACGACGCCGCGCTGCCCGCGCGACTGCTGCTCGTGGGCTTCCCGCTCACCGTGCTGGTCGGCACCGGCCTGACCGCGTGGCTGCTCCCCGCGGGCGGGGTGTGGGCGGCCCTGCTCATCGGGGCCGCGCTGGCTCCGACCGACGCCGGGCTGGGCGCCGCGACCGTCCTGAACCCCGCGGTGCCGGTGCGCGTCCGGCGCACGCTGAACGTGGAGAGCGGGCTCAACGACGGCCTGGCGACCCCGGTGGTGATCTTCGCGATCGTGGCGCTCGCGGGGGAGGAGGGGCTCGGGCCGGGGGTGAGCGTCCTGTCCGCGGCGCGGGAGCTCTCCCTCGGCCTGGTCGTCGGCATCGTGCTCGCCTGGCTGGGCGCCCGGCTGTTCCGCGCCAGCAGGTCGCACCGGTGGAGCACCGCGGAGTCGCGCTCGTTCGCCGTGCTCGCCCTCGCGATCCTGTGCTGGGGCGCGGCGCTGCTGATCGAGGGGAACGGCTTCATCGCAGCCTTCGTCGGCGGCCTGGTCTTCGGCAGCCTGGTCCCGCACCCGGACGGCGAGCAGGACCCCGAGGTGTTCGTCGAGCGGGTGTCCCTGCTCACCGGCATCGGCGTGTGGCTGCTGTTCGGCGCGGTCGGGGTGCCGCTGGCCATCGAGCTGTTCCAGTGGCAGTACGTCGTGCTGGCGGTGCTGCTGCTCACGGTGGCCCGCGCCGTGCCGGTCGCCCTCTCGCTCCTGGGGAGCGGCCTGCGGTGGCCCACGATCGCGTTCCTCGGGTGGTTCGGCCCGCGCGGGCTGGCGTCCCTGGTCTTCCTGCTGCTCGCCGCGGAGGAGCTGCAGCCCGAGCCCCCGCTGGCCGACGCCGCCGGCGTGATCACCGTGACCGTCCTGCTCAGCGTGGTGCTGCACGGGGTCACCGCGTCCCCGCTGGCGACCCGCTACGGGGCGTGGGCCGCGCGGACGGAGGCCCCGATCCTGCGCGAGTCCGCCACCGAGCCCCGGTCGCGTCGCTGGACCCTCGGGCCGTCCTGA
- the lnt gene encoding apolipoprotein N-acyltransferase: MERRRPTGAVLVVVRLAVSAVSGVALALAFPPYDLTWLAVPAVAGLTLAVRGTRPWFAAVLGLVTGVLFFGSLVQWLSVVGTDAWLLLTAYCSLWIALVGAGTALLQRLRGWPLWVATLWVLQEALRDRVPMGGFPWGRLAYAQTETALTPYAALAGAPLVTFATALAGALLAYALLRLTVPDGAGPSRWLRPSAALAGILLLLVASRLVPLPTSGETADGPSSAVVAVVQGDVPQTGLDAFGQRRAVLDNHVRETLLLAERVAAGEVPQPEAVIWPENASDLDPYAVPEARAAIDAAVRAIGVPVLVGAVVTNPDDPATVLNVGIVWDPVTGPGERYAKRHPVPFGEFVPFRSVLSRFIDRFDRVPRDFAPGNGPGVLDVGPVRVGDVICFEVAYDTEVRDAVTAGGRVLVVQTNNATYGRTGQPEQQLAMSRLRAVEHGRAVLVAATSGISAVIAPDGTVVASLPEFVGGSIVREVPLRDTLTLADRVGAVPEGVASLVAVVALVLAWRRRDVGSGGDGDAVAVAVAEAPPGRDAPVTEDPEARTR; this comes from the coding sequence ATGGAGCGACGGCGACCGACGGGGGCGGTCCTCGTCGTCGTCCGGCTGGCCGTGAGCGCGGTCAGCGGCGTGGCGCTCGCGCTCGCGTTCCCCCCGTACGACCTCACCTGGCTGGCGGTGCCCGCGGTCGCCGGGCTCACCTTGGCCGTGCGCGGCACCCGGCCGTGGTTCGCCGCCGTCCTCGGCCTGGTCACCGGTGTCCTCTTCTTCGGCAGCCTGGTCCAGTGGCTGTCGGTGGTGGGAACCGACGCCTGGCTGCTCCTGACGGCCTACTGCTCCCTGTGGATCGCCCTGGTGGGTGCCGGCACGGCGCTGCTGCAGCGGCTGCGCGGGTGGCCGCTGTGGGTCGCCACCCTGTGGGTGCTGCAGGAGGCGCTGCGCGACCGGGTGCCGATGGGGGGTTTCCCCTGGGGCCGGCTGGCGTACGCCCAGACGGAGACGGCGCTCACGCCGTACGCGGCCCTCGCCGGTGCGCCGCTGGTGACCTTCGCCACCGCGCTGGCGGGGGCGCTGCTGGCGTACGCGCTGCTGCGGCTGACGGTCCCCGACGGTGCCGGGCCGTCGCGCTGGCTGCGTCCTTCGGCCGCCCTCGCCGGCATCCTGCTGCTACTGGTCGCGTCGCGGCTCGTGCCGCTGCCGACCAGCGGGGAGACCGCAGACGGGCCGTCGTCGGCGGTGGTGGCCGTCGTCCAGGGGGACGTGCCGCAGACCGGCCTGGACGCCTTCGGCCAGCGACGTGCCGTCCTGGACAACCACGTCCGCGAGACCCTGCTGCTGGCCGAGCGGGTTGCCGCGGGCGAGGTCCCGCAGCCGGAGGCGGTCATCTGGCCGGAGAACGCCAGCGACCTCGACCCGTACGCGGTGCCGGAGGCGCGCGCCGCCATCGACGCCGCGGTCCGCGCGATCGGCGTCCCGGTCCTGGTCGGTGCCGTCGTGACCAACCCCGACGACCCCGCGACCGTGCTGAACGTGGGCATCGTGTGGGACCCGGTGACCGGTCCGGGGGAGCGCTACGCCAAGCGGCACCCGGTGCCCTTCGGTGAGTTCGTCCCGTTCCGGTCCGTGCTCTCCCGGTTCATCGACCGGTTCGACCGGGTGCCGCGGGACTTCGCGCCGGGCAACGGACCCGGGGTGCTGGACGTCGGTCCGGTGCGGGTCGGCGACGTCATCTGCTTCGAGGTCGCCTACGACACCGAGGTGCGCGACGCGGTGACCGCAGGCGGCCGGGTCCTGGTGGTGCAGACCAACAACGCGACGTACGGCCGAACCGGACAGCCGGAGCAGCAGCTGGCGATGTCCCGGCTGCGCGCGGTCGAGCACGGCCGGGCCGTCCTGGTGGCCGCCACCTCCGGCATCAGCGCGGTCATCGCCCCGGACGGGACCGTGGTCGCGTCGCTGCCCGAGTTCGTGGGCGGCAGCATCGTCCGCGAGGTGCCGCTGCGGGACACGCTCACTCTGGCCGACCGGGTCGGGGCGGTGCCGGAGGGGGTCGCGTCGCTGGTCGCCGTCGTGGCGCTGGTGCTGGCCTGGCGGCGTCGGGACGTAGGCTCGGGGGGTGACGGCGACGCCGTCGCCGTGGCCGTCGCCGAAGCCCCGCCGGGCCGGGACGCGCCCGTGACCGAGGACCCGGAGGCCCGTACCCGGTGA
- a CDS encoding polyprenol monophosphomannose synthase — translation MSDAPSEPLPAVPVRPPVRRPLVVIPTYNERDNLATIVRRTLEAEPRVDVLVADDNSPDGTGDLADAIAAEEPRVHVMHRLGKEGLGAAYLAGFAWALEHGYDAVVEMDADGSHQPEQLPLLLAALADADLVLGSRWVPGGRVENWPRTREILSRGGNLYTRLVLDVPMRDATGGFRAFRASTLRALDLHGVASQGYCFQVDLAYRAHQRGLTVVEVPITFVERQVGTSKMSQKIVAEALWRVTVWGAADRRRRVRAWRARRRAARAGAG, via the coding sequence GTGAGCGACGCGCCTTCCGAGCCGCTGCCCGCCGTGCCCGTGCGTCCGCCGGTACGGCGACCGCTGGTCGTGATTCCCACCTACAACGAGCGGGACAACCTGGCGACGATCGTGCGCCGCACGCTCGAGGCGGAGCCGCGGGTCGACGTTCTCGTCGCCGACGACAACTCCCCGGACGGCACCGGCGACCTGGCCGACGCGATCGCCGCCGAGGAGCCGCGGGTGCACGTGATGCACCGGCTCGGCAAGGAGGGCCTGGGGGCGGCATACCTGGCCGGCTTCGCCTGGGCGCTGGAGCACGGCTACGACGCCGTCGTGGAGATGGACGCCGACGGGTCCCACCAACCCGAGCAACTGCCCCTGCTCCTGGCCGCGCTCGCCGACGCGGACCTCGTCCTCGGGTCCCGCTGGGTCCCCGGCGGGCGGGTGGAGAACTGGCCCCGGACCCGGGAGATCCTGTCCCGCGGCGGCAACCTCTACACCCGCCTGGTGCTCGACGTGCCGATGCGCGACGCGACCGGAGGGTTCCGGGCGTTCCGCGCCTCCACGCTGCGGGCGCTGGACCTGCACGGCGTGGCGTCGCAGGGCTACTGCTTCCAGGTGGACCTGGCCTACCGCGCGCACCAGCGCGGCCTGACCGTGGTGGAGGTGCCCATCACGTTCGTCGAGCGCCAGGTCGGCACCAGCAAGATGAGCCAGAAGATCGTGGCCGAGGCGCTGTGGCGGGTCACCGTGTGGGGAGCGGCCGACCGGCGGCGGCGCGTCCGGGCCTGGCGGGCGCGGCGGCGGGCCGCCCGAGCAGGAGCGGGGTGA
- a CDS encoding FxsA family protein, which translates to MGGLLALIVLVVYPVTEIAVTVWVAGMVGWLAVLGMFTVGFFLGGLVMRWAGAAAAQSLRSASRTGELPAGAVGDHALLFLGGLLIAVPGFVTDVLGLLLVIPPTRWAVAWLGGRTIGRRLRARGYSVVSGTAPDGTRVTRVVPGDVIEGEVVEVHDDEPGSGGDGASPPDDPPGPRPLPPA; encoded by the coding sequence GTGGGAGGCCTGCTCGCGCTGATCGTGCTGGTGGTCTACCCGGTCACCGAGATCGCCGTGACGGTCTGGGTCGCCGGCATGGTGGGCTGGCTGGCGGTCCTGGGCATGTTCACCGTCGGCTTCTTCCTCGGCGGCCTGGTCATGCGGTGGGCCGGTGCGGCCGCAGCCCAGAGCCTGCGCTCCGCCAGCCGTACGGGAGAGCTGCCCGCGGGCGCGGTGGGCGACCACGCGCTGCTGTTCCTGGGCGGCCTCCTGATCGCGGTGCCCGGCTTCGTCACTGACGTGCTCGGCCTGCTGCTGGTCATCCCGCCCACCCGCTGGGCGGTCGCCTGGCTGGGCGGGCGCACGATCGGCCGGCGGCTACGAGCCCGCGGCTACTCCGTGGTGTCCGGGACGGCGCCTGACGGCACCCGCGTCACGCGGGTGGTGCCGGGGGACGTGATCGAGGGCGAGGTCGTCGAGGTCCACGACGACGAGCCGGGATCCGGCGGCGACGGGGCGTCCCCGCCGGACGACCCGCCCGGCCCGAGGCCGCTGCCACCGGCCTGA
- a CDS encoding RNA polymerase-binding protein RbpA yields the protein MGDGALRGTRLGATSYENDEHVELAERQLVTYDCPKGHVVTVPFSVEAEDIPASWECRCGSLALRRDGVQPEAKPGKPARTHWDMLLERRSLDDLEELLTERLDLLRAKRGEKPRRKSA from the coding sequence ATGGGTGACGGTGCACTGCGCGGGACGCGCCTGGGCGCGACCAGCTACGAGAACGACGAGCACGTGGAGCTGGCCGAGCGGCAGCTCGTCACCTACGACTGCCCCAAGGGCCACGTGGTGACGGTTCCCTTCTCGGTCGAGGCCGAGGACATCCCCGCCTCGTGGGAGTGCCGCTGCGGCTCCCTGGCGCTGCGGCGCGACGGGGTGCAGCCCGAGGCCAAGCCGGGCAAGCCGGCCCGCACGCACTGGGACATGCTGCTCGAGCGGCGGTCCCTCGACGACCTGGAGGAGCTCCTCACCGAGCGACTCGACCTGCTGCGCGCCAAGCGCGGGGAGAAGCCCCGTCGCAAGAGCGCGTAG
- a CDS encoding threonine dehydratase — MTVVAAPFTAADLEAAAAVVYDSFGPTPQYAWPLLADRVGARVVVKHENHTPTGAFKVRGGLVFLERLRRERPDVPGVVSATRGNHGQSLAYAGRRYGIPVTIVVPYGNSSEKNAAMRALGATLVEHGDDFDEARAHAAELADSRELEFAPSFAPDLVLGVATYAWELFRAEPGLEVVYVPIGLGSGICGVLGVRDVLGLPCEVVGVQSTGAPAYALSFEAGRVVTTDHATTHADGMATRVPDPVAFETIRAGVARIVTVDDDQVATAVRALWTDTHNLAEGAGAAGLAAIVAERDALAGRTVATVLTGGNIDLALFRSWVLDGS, encoded by the coding sequence GTGACGGTGGTGGCAGCGCCCTTCACCGCGGCCGACCTCGAGGCGGCCGCCGCCGTGGTCTACGACAGCTTCGGCCCCACGCCTCAGTACGCCTGGCCGCTGCTGGCCGACCGCGTCGGCGCCCGCGTCGTGGTCAAGCACGAGAACCACACGCCGACGGGGGCGTTCAAGGTGCGCGGCGGGCTGGTCTTCCTGGAGCGGCTGCGCCGCGAGCGGCCGGACGTCCCGGGGGTCGTGTCCGCGACCCGCGGCAACCACGGCCAGTCCCTGGCGTACGCCGGCCGCCGGTACGGCATCCCCGTCACGATCGTGGTCCCGTACGGCAACAGCTCCGAGAAGAACGCGGCCATGCGGGCCCTCGGCGCCACCCTGGTCGAGCACGGCGACGACTTCGACGAGGCCCGCGCGCACGCGGCCGAGCTGGCCGACAGCCGCGAGCTGGAATTCGCCCCGTCGTTCGCCCCCGACCTGGTCCTGGGCGTCGCCACGTACGCCTGGGAGCTGTTCCGCGCGGAGCCCGGCCTGGAGGTGGTGTACGTCCCCATCGGCCTCGGCTCCGGGATCTGCGGGGTCCTCGGGGTGCGCGACGTGCTGGGGCTGCCGTGCGAGGTCGTCGGCGTGCAGTCGACGGGCGCACCGGCCTACGCCCTGTCCTTCGAGGCCGGCCGGGTCGTCACCACCGACCACGCCACCACGCACGCGGACGGGATGGCCACCCGGGTGCCCGACCCGGTGGCCTTCGAGACCATCCGGGCCGGGGTGGCACGGATCGTGACGGTCGACGACGACCAGGTGGCCACCGCGGTGCGAGCGCTGTGGACCGACACCCACAACCTGGCGGAGGGCGCCGGCGCCGCCGGGCTGGCCGCCATCGTGGCTGAGCGCGACGCCCTCGCCGGCCGGACCGTGGCCACCGTCCTGACCGGGGGCAACATCGACCTCGCCCTGTTCCGTTCCTGGGTGCTCGACGGCAGCTGA